The following proteins are encoded in a genomic region of Glycine soja cultivar W05 chromosome 17, ASM419377v2, whole genome shotgun sequence:
- the LOC114392545 gene encoding uncharacterized protein LOC114392545 — protein sequence MESVPNPNNGEEPTSWDELYNINLMPSELFLKFRKELQGIRVGLNMEFYNAPVNEYQAKLVLKPLTPEWKWKIIYEPLHQDVRVLSKKIPITKFLNLQVGVGHNFQMHATGWKWKLTTCLGGDGISRIRNKTSIGLFPGFDLRFGWRADYVLPEITGALGTDEPMFNMHSGRLQASLDRVEAILTHTDAP from the exons ATGGAATCGGTGCCAAACCCAAACAACGGGGAGGAACCCACTTCGTGGGATGAGCTATACAACATCAATTTGATGCCTTCAGAGTTATTTCTCAAGTTCCGAAAAGAACTTCAGGGCATTCGAGTTGGTCTCAATATGGAG TTCTATAATGCCCCAGTCAATGAATATCAAGCAAAGCTTGTATTGAAGCCTTTAACACCTGAATGGAAGTGGAAGATAATCTATGAGCCCCTTCATCAAGATGTTCGTGTTCTTTCAAAAAAGATCCCCATCACTAAATTTCTTAATCTTCAG GTTGGTGTGGGACACAATTTTCAAATGCATGCTACTGGTTGGAAATGGAAGCTCACCACATGTTTGGGTGGAGATGGTATATCCCGGATCCGAAATAAGACATCAATTGGCTTGTTTCCCGGTTTTGATTTACGGTTTGGATGGAGAGCAGACTATGTTCTTCCTGAAATTACTGG GGCACTGGGTACTGATGAGCCAATGTTCAACATGCACTCAGGACGGCTACAAGCATCACTAGATAGAGTTGAGGCCATCTTAACCCACACCGATGCTCCTTGA
- the LOC114391950 gene encoding uncharacterized protein LOC114391950, which yields MDFGSSFFVTQEKFNLFHRMDRELYKILVVSLFRDPAESMQVHAMWLWLERVGFRNVVKRVLALPNILINDVADETVMCLNCINSNNNNLKMSSLFSSESSEIPLLQSLVDKEISLQFVYENRSSALQGVAKVMQEVCVRAFTDIMQQAMIRNSNDRAIRQSSSSENNNHNHGPVWFGSIGPANLRGEEVPADDRTLFVTFSKGYRVEEWEVREFFAMAYGDCMEALFMQEVQPNEQALFARIVFRNVSTIDMILRGANKAKFTINGKHVWARKFVPKRNATRSLLATSFNNFPGESSSSSSSSRP from the coding sequence ATGGATTTTGGGTCTTCTTTCTTCGTGACCCAAGAGAAGTTCAACCTGTTCCACAGAATGGACAGAGAACTCTACAAGATTCTTGTGGTGAGCCTTTTCCGCGATCCAGCAGAGTCCATGCAAGTCCATGCAATGTGGCTGTGGCTGGAGAGGGTGGGGTTTCGTAACGTGGTGAAGAGGGTATTGGCCTTGCCCAACATATTGATCAACGACGTTGCAGATGAAACAGTAATGTGCCTGAACTGCATCAACAGTAACAACAATAACTTAAAGATGTCATCTTTATTCTCTTCCGAGAGCAGCGAGATTCCCCTTCTCCAGAGCCTTGTGGATAAGGAAATCTCTCTCCAATTCGTGTATGAAAACCGAAGCAGCGCGCTTCAAGGAGTGGCCAAAGTGATGCAAGAGGTGTGTGTGAGGGCATTCACTGACATCATGCAGCAAGCCATGATAAGAAACTCAAACGACAGAGCAATAAGACAAAGTAGTTCATCAGAGAATAACAACCATAATCATGGGCCTGTGTGGTTTGGGTCAATTGGGCCAGCTAATTTGAGGGGTGAAGAAGTGCCAGCGGATGATAGGACTTTGTTCGTGACGTTCTCGAAGGGGTATCGCGTGGAAGAGTGGGAAGTGAGAGAGTTCTTTGCCATGGCGTATGGGGATTGCATGGAGGCATTGTTCATGCAGGAAGTGCAGCCGAATGAACAAGCACTCTTCGCTCGCATTGTTTTTCGTAATGTTTCCACCATTGACATGATACTCAGAGGAGCTAACAAAGCCAAATTCACCATCAATGGGAAGCATGTGTGGGCTCGAAAGTTTGTGCCTAAACGAAACGCCACAAGGAGTTTGCTTGCAACATCATTCAACAACTTTCCCGGGGAATCCTCCAGCTCTAGCTCTAGCTCTAGACCGTAG
- the LOC114393821 gene encoding uncharacterized protein LOC114393821: MCYTAHPLFIPHKLNPTLSAVALRLSFSHSTLSSSFYLVSAKTMPFALENNGGVTIGRSSFAYCVAICDRDFPEDDSDSSSDSSIGRNSISSEDSSDREDAVEVEVQSSFKGPLDTINDLEEDLPVKKGISKFYSGKSKSFTSLADAAAASSMEEIVKPEDPYAKKRKNLIARNSSIERSRSCANIGGISKRPSNIGGGASCLTLNCSEEGSSSTSISPPCPLPPLHPRAINRSSLPQPSSTGRNPPWRSYSWTDLHSVAEAHDISGLAICSGS; the protein is encoded by the exons ATGTGCTACACAGCCCACCCGCTATTTATACCCCACAAACTCAACCCAACCCTCTCTGCTGTTGCGTTGCGTCTTTCATTTTCACACTCAACCCTTTCTTCATCCTTTTATCTCGTCTCTGCCAAAACGATGCCGTTTGCTCTGGAGAATAACGGAGGAGTTACGATCGGACGGTCCTCCTTCGCTTACTGCGTCGCGATCTGCGATCGTGATTTTCCGGAGGATGATTCCGACTCCAGCTCCGACTCCTCCATCGGAAGGAACAGCATCTCGTCGGAAGATTCCTCCGACCGGGAAGACGCCGTCGAAGTTGAGGTTCAGAGTTCCTTCAAAGGCCCTTTGGATACCATCAATGATCTAGAGGAAGATTTACCCGTCAA GAAAGGCATATCTAAGTTCTATAGCGGCAAATCCAAGTCCTTCACAAGCTTAGCAGATGCTGCAGCTGCAAGTTCTATGGAAGAGATAGTGAAGCCAGAGGATCCTTATGCTAAGAAACGCAAGAACTTAATAGCTCGTAACTCCTCAATTGAGAGGAGTCGCAGTTGCGCAAACATTGGTGGAATATCAAAGCGACCCAGTAACATAGGTGGAGGAGCATCTTGTCTCACTCTGAACTGTAGTGAAGAGGGTAGTAGCTCCACTTCAATATCGCCTCCATGCCCTCTTCCTCCTCTTCATCCCCGTGCTATTAATCGGTCATCGCTGCCTCAACCTTCTTCAACTGGACGAAATCCTCCTTGGAGATCATATTCATGGACTGATCTGCACTCTGTTGCTGAGGCTCATGATATATCTGGTTTGGCTATTTGTAGTGGAAGCTAA
- the LOC114393015 gene encoding uncharacterized protein LOC114393015: protein MASSKSKVRRACSFTNLLLSCLNFSLFILSASSFAPTILLKMPPTSFGMALLMVSGISLLSSFVGFYSQLTHFCYLTHISLLLASLIGQVLTILALFTKEKASMSLLKSPRDPKEAKLLVRLECGALMAMFMLQCVVLMLGCAVHSFWVKDYEELEAEKAASARKRSRRIAEVQEESMANASKMAEIKAKELDEKMKSKYGQWVKTDFEP, encoded by the coding sequence ATGGCTTCTTCAAAATCAAAGGTTAGAAGGGCATGTTCTTTCACCAACCTCCTCCTTAGCTGTTTGAATTTCTCACTCTTTATCCTCTCTGCTTCCTCATTTGCACCCACTATTCTCCTCAAGATGCCCCCAACTTCATTCGGCATGGCTCTCCTTATGGTCTCTGGCATCTCACTCCTCTCATCTTTTGTGGGCTTCTACTCCCAGCTCACACACTTCTGTTACCTCACTCACATTTCACTTCTACTAGCCTCATTAATAGGACAAGTGCTGACCATATTGGCCTTGTtcacaaaagagaaagcaagCATGTCCCTTCTGAAGTCACCAAGGGACCCCAAAGAAGCCAAACTTTTGGTGAGGCTGGAGTGTGGGGCATTGATGGCAATGTTCATGCTGCAGTGTGTGGTGCTGATGCTGGGTTGTGCAGTGCATAGTTTCTGGGTGAAGGATTATGAGGAACTCGAAGCAGAGAAAGCCGCCTCTGCGAGGAAGAGGAGTAGGAGAATTGCGGAGGTGCAAGAGGAATCCATGGCTAATGCTAGCAAGATGGCAGAAATCAAAGCTAAAGAGTTGGATGAGAAAATGAAAAGCAAGTATGGGCAGTGGGTGAAGACTGATTTTGAACCTTGA